Part of the Leptospira sp. GIMC2001 genome, TCGGAAACGTCTCGACCACATCTCCTGAAGGATAATGTAAAGTTGTGTAGATGAGATCCCATTCTTCAACGACAACATTTTTCCAATCTTCTTGAACTGCCTGCTTGAGTTGATTCACAGAAAAACTGAGCAGAGCTCCAACAGATGTATCTGGATCACTATTGCATCCCAATATGGGAGTCGAGATAGATTGATGAGCGACATAAGTGAAATAGTTATCTCCGCCCAGTGATACAATTAGGTCAAAATCACTTAAGCGCAATGAGTTGAGTTCTTCGCGGAAAATATACAATGCGTTTGGAAAAACCTGCGTTCTAAGAAAGACTCGACTTTCTTCTTGTCGTATATGTGAATCATAGATTCTCTCAAATACATTGTTCTGTAGCTCACATATTCTTTTGTATTCGTCGAGTGAACCATAAGATTCTAAATCCAATTCGAATTTGGATTTCTTTTGTACAACCAAAACCTTAGAATCCTTGGATAGAAAAAAATCTGCTTTACTCATAGAATCAGAAGAATTTAACTTTATTAACAATAGGAAAAACAGCAAGCCGAAACTCTACTATGCAAAATGATGCACAAAAAAAAATCTCCGCTCTTGAAGAAGAGAATCGAAAGCTAAAAGAAAGAATCAATTCGGTTGTAGACTCACCCTACTTACGTCATAGCTTAGATAAACTAGTTCTAAAAATTTCATTACGACGAGAAGAAATAGTAAAATTAGAATTCGGCAAAAGTATCCAAGAATTCCAAGGATCATTATTTGAAATCAAAGAATTGATCCGCAGATATGCTCCAGTTGTCGGAGTTGATCCAGATTCAGCACGTATATCAGCGACTGAGGCTTTACAAAACATTATCGAACATGGTGATGGTCCATTCGCTGAATTTATGTTAGAGATAAATAATAGTTTTTCGAATCCGTATTTGAAAATGTCCTTCAAACATGAAGTAGCACCAGGCAAGAAATATACTCTCACTGATATGAACAAGAACGCTTTGAAAGGAGACATCACATCAGAGACTTTTGATTTTGAAAGTGCTAGGGGTAGGGGAGAATTCATCATGAAGGAACTATCCGATGAGAGAAGGATCCTCAATGGTGTTGAAGTTCTACCCGATGGAAGAAAAATACACTATTTTCAAAGGATTTTGATCAATTATAAACATTCTGATGGTGCGCGTGCTGAGACAAGTTTCGATGAGATACGTGAAGAAATTGGCAGATTAGATAATGAAGATGTTGTATGTTATTTCCATCTTGATCATAAGAAAAGTAAATTGAGGAACTTGACTGTTGCAATTCCAAAGACTCGAGAAGAAATTGTCAAAAAAATTCTGACTGATGCAGGTTTTGAACTTGTACACAAAGATACGTACTATAGATGTTTGTTCTTATCCTTTGTACCCGAGAATGATAAAAACATAGAAAATCTTGACAAACTTTTCCAAAAGATAAGAAAAAAAGTAGAAACAGAAGCAGAAACTTGAGCAAATAGTGGAATTTTAGTTGATTTATTGTGTTTTTATCTAAACATAGCTTAAGAATAAAAGAACCTAAAGGTATACAATGGCAAACGCAACACCAACTCCTCTGAAGAAATCGGAAATGCTTGGAGTAATGGCAGAAAGTACTGGACTCACTAAAAAACAAGTGGCAGAATTTTTAGATACTCTCGTCGACCTCAGTTATAAGGAAACTAAAAAGAATGGAGCTTTCATCTTACCAGGATTAGGTAAGCTAGTTCTTAGAAAGAGACCAAAAAGAAAAGGAAGAAACCCAGCAACGGGCGAATCCATTAACATTCCTGCTAAAACTGTAGTTAAATTCATGTTATCTAAAACATGCAAGGATGCAATAGTTCCTCCTAAGAAATAATCGAATTAGATGGGTTTCCCCTATCTTCCATTCGAAGACTCGTTGTTTGGTGAATGCCTAAACAACGCTTGGAAGAAGCACGGACGGGATGATTATTCCCTTACCCGTGCTGTTTTTTCCTTTCTCAATCCTCCAGAAACCAATTTTGTATTCACCTCGAATATAAAAAAAGAAATCATCTTATCTCAAGCTCCGCAAGAAATACGAGAATTTATTTCCAGAAAAGATTGGAAGGCAATCGGGGATATGCTTCGATCTATTTCGCTTGGAGTATACGATAATCAAGATTCCAAAGGCATCGACATAGCGTTCGAGCTCGCAGAATGGTTGTTAACTGGATATGAAAGTGAGATTGATTTCCGAGAGATTCTCAACATCTTCCTTGTATTGGATCCACCTATAACAGATGATATCATCGATTCTATTCGGGAATATTATAATATCAAAATGTTGGAAGGGTAGAATCCCAGCCGTGGGCTTAAGCCCATGGCTTTCAATAAGAAACCCAAATTCAAGTTAGAACTGGCCTCTAAATATTGAATAGATTAAAACTAGCGAACAAATTATGTTATCTGTGCAAAACATGCTATAATACGAAAACAAGGCTCTCAAAAAAATATTGAGCTAATTCTTTATGGTTCTGATGAACCTACACATGACAATTTCTTTTGAATAAGAAGAGGAAAGTTGATAATATATTTTTTGATTTCTATACTTATTTTCTTTTTATTGCTAGCAAAAAGAAAAGACAGCCTAATGGATTCTCGTATATTCTTGAGAAGGTGGAATTTTCCGATGGTTATTCCCGGATATGAAGCTATTTCAGCTCTATACCATTAATATCAGAAGGCTATGTTTCCTCCATGTTTTTAGTTCTTGCTTTTGTATTATATGTTTTCTATTCTGTTTTTGAGAGTTAACATGATAATATGATTAAGTTTATTTTGACCTGTATTCTAGTATTGCATTGTATAAATTGTGTTAGTATTGAACTGGATTTAAAAAAAATCAAAAAGCCAATATTCTATTCGAATATAAGCAGCAAACACTCTATACCGTTTGAGGTTGATCACACCAATTTTTATTTTTATTCTATGGGATTTGAATCAAATAAAACAATTGAGGAATTGATTGAATCTGAATTTTCAAAAAATAATCGTGCAGTGGGTATAAAGAATTTGCAAGTAACTATTTACAATAAATCATGGCTTTCCTATTCCTTACTGCCGAATCCACTTGGAATATTTACATCAACTTTTGTCCTCATTGGAAACATTGTCGGAATTTCTAATAAAAGTATGTATATTACTGGGGAGTTCTTCTACGATGATTAGAAAAGAGCGATTCATTTATACAACAATTCTTTCGGTTTTATTGAGTTCATGTTATCATATGGATTTTCATCCAAAAATACTTAGAGGAACAACTATTTATCAAAATCGTGCAGAATTAAATAAAAGAGATGATGTTTCCGTTTTTTTTGCTGCTAATCAGATAGAAATTGGAAAGGAGATGGGTACTTTTAAAGAGCCAATATATGAATATTTTTTTCTTTCAATTTATTTAGGGCGATTGTTGGGCTCATATACGAATGGAGACTTGGCTACCAGTGTACAAGATATAAATAGCAAAATTGACTATACATTACAACAGGATGAAATGTATCTTGTTGAGGTTCTAAATGTCAAATACAAATCTTCGGCTATTTTAGATTTCTTTCTTGATTATATTCCAGGCGGATTTTTTAGAGTTCGTAGATACAATAAAGAATTTAAAATTAAAATTATAAAAAAGAGAGAATTTCATAATTTGTTAATTCAAGACAAAACAAAGAAATTAAGTTTTGAATGAAAGTTAGAATTAGCATATCATGAATCAGCTTTTCTAGATAGTTCCGATTGCATAAGCGTCAAGTCGCAATCATCCTAGAAATTATTCCAGGTGAGTCGCAGAAAAATTCTAAGCGCTAGAAAAAGAAATGAAAAACGTATCGACTTCGACCAATGTAGAATTTTTTAATTGGCCGAAAAATTTTGTATAGTTAGTTCTATTCTTTAGCAAAGCTAAATTCTGTTTCTTCACCCAACTCGCTGGTTGTGTCAAAACGTACGTTTGCATTTCCAGCAATTGTTGATAGATCCAATTGCAGTCCTTTGGTTCTGATACCACTGCTACCTTGGCTCCATGTTCCCTTGAATTGTTTAGCTGTCTTATCATTGATTTTTAAAATTGCACTAAATTCTTGATTCTGTCCTGTTACTTCTAAGCTTAAATTTAACGGACCAGAAGTTGGATGCCAGTAATAGCCTGCCCATCTGCCCAACAGGTCGTTTGGAATTGGTTCAAGATTTACAGCTCTTTTCTTAACAAGGGTAGGGGGCTCATTCCAAAAAGCAGTTGTTATATTGGAGTCTTTGGATTCTGATCCGAATTCTGACTTGGAGCGTACGGAGTAGAAGAAAAGATCTCCAGATTTTCCTGGGAATTTTTCTGTAAAATTTGTTTTTGAAGCTGGAACATTTGCAACAAATTTGTATTCCGAGTTTTTGGAATCTGAGTTTGCTAGTTTTCTAAAAATATAGTATTCGTGTGCGTCTTTGACAGGTTCCCAACTTAAATTAACGAGTTGAGATGTGGACTGAAAGTTTGAGGTTAATTTTGTTGGAGGGGCAAGTGCAACACCTGCGGATTTATTTTTTAGATCCGATTCGATTCTGCCGATTGCGAATTCACTTTGATCTGAATACCCCAAATTGTTGTATGCGTAAGCCGTGTAGTAAAAATACTTTCCGTCCAATACTTTTGGGTCTTTATCTTCATAGAATGGTTTTTTTGTTTGGAATTCTCCATCTACGACATTGTCTTCATTGAAGCGAAAAAGAAGATATCCAGAAGCACCCGGTGATTCATCCCAACTAACTACAATTTTGTCAG contains:
- a CDS encoding NAD+ kinase — encoded protein: MSKADFFLSKDSKVLVVQKKSKFELDLESYGSLDEYKRICELQNNVFERIYDSHIRQEESRVFLRTQVFPNALYIFREELNSLRLSDFDLIVSLGGDNYFTYVAHQSISTPILGCNSDPDTSVGALLSFSVNQLKQAVQEDWKNVVVEEWDLIYTTLHYPSGDVVETFPTISEISIRNNSPDLISRYIVEFQNYSEEQKSSGLLVYTGAGSTGWIASCFPRKSGPFRKDSGYFQVYAREPRRKDKTREHFQLIDFRVKDQFEVVSEMNGGISIDSLTERNYNFPPGARAVFRLGDKKLKVVVQKK
- a CDS encoding ATP-binding protein, with protein sequence MQNDAQKKISALEEENRKLKERINSVVDSPYLRHSLDKLVLKISLRREEIVKLEFGKSIQEFQGSLFEIKELIRRYAPVVGVDPDSARISATEALQNIIEHGDGPFAEFMLEINNSFSNPYLKMSFKHEVAPGKKYTLTDMNKNALKGDITSETFDFESARGRGEFIMKELSDERRILNGVEVLPDGRKIHYFQRILINYKHSDGARAETSFDEIREEIGRLDNEDVVCYFHLDHKKSKLRNLTVAIPKTREEIVKKILTDAGFELVHKDTYYRCLFLSFVPENDKNIENLDKLFQKIRKKVETEAET
- a CDS encoding HU family DNA-binding protein, with product MANATPTPLKKSEMLGVMAESTGLTKKQVAEFLDTLVDLSYKETKKNGAFILPGLGKLVLRKRPKRKGRNPATGESINIPAKTVVKFMLSKTCKDAIVPPKK